One window of Saccharopolyspora phatthalungensis genomic DNA carries:
- a CDS encoding acyl-CoA dehydrogenase family protein, with the protein MVDHRLSEEHEALRESVQTFARKEVAPVIGDYYEREEFPYPLVRAMGQMGLFGLPVPEEHGGMGGDYFALCLALEELARVDSSVAITLEAGVSLGVMPIFRFGSDAQRRTWLPRLAAGEILGAFGLTEPGGGSDAGATRTTAVLDGAEWVINGSKAFITNSGTDLTGLITVTAVTGQKPNGGKEISTIIVPAGTPGLTVAKKYSKVGWNASDTHALSFDDCRVPAANLLGERGRGYAQFLATLTEGRVAIAAVGVGLAQGCVDECLRYLGEREAFGHKIGEYQAMQFKIADMELRAHTARLAYYDAASRMQRGEPYKKQAAIAKLVSSNAAMDNARDATQIFGGYGFMNETPVGRFYRDAKILEIGEGTSEVQRMLIARELGLPA; encoded by the coding sequence ATGGTGGACCACCGGCTCAGCGAAGAGCACGAAGCCCTGCGCGAAAGCGTGCAGACCTTCGCCCGCAAGGAAGTCGCTCCGGTCATCGGTGACTACTACGAGCGCGAAGAATTCCCGTACCCGCTGGTGCGGGCGATGGGCCAGATGGGTCTGTTCGGGCTGCCGGTCCCCGAGGAGCACGGCGGAATGGGCGGTGACTACTTCGCGCTGTGCTTGGCCCTGGAGGAGCTCGCACGGGTCGACTCGTCGGTCGCGATCACCCTGGAGGCCGGGGTTTCGCTCGGCGTGATGCCGATCTTCCGGTTCGGCTCGGATGCGCAGCGGCGCACCTGGCTGCCCCGCTTGGCGGCCGGCGAGATCCTTGGCGCGTTCGGCCTCACCGAACCCGGCGGCGGCTCCGACGCGGGAGCCACCCGCACCACGGCGGTGCTGGACGGAGCCGAGTGGGTGATCAACGGCTCGAAGGCGTTCATCACCAACTCCGGCACGGACCTCACCGGTTTGATTACGGTCACCGCCGTCACCGGGCAGAAGCCGAATGGCGGCAAGGAGATCTCCACGATCATCGTGCCCGCCGGAACCCCCGGGCTCACCGTCGCGAAGAAGTACTCGAAGGTCGGCTGGAACGCCTCCGACACCCACGCGCTGTCCTTCGATGACTGCCGGGTGCCCGCCGCGAACCTGCTCGGCGAGCGGGGTCGCGGCTACGCCCAGTTCCTCGCGACGCTCACCGAGGGCCGGGTCGCGATCGCCGCGGTGGGCGTCGGACTGGCGCAGGGGTGCGTCGACGAGTGCCTGCGCTACCTGGGCGAACGCGAAGCTTTCGGCCACAAGATCGGCGAGTACCAGGCCATGCAGTTCAAGATCGCCGACATGGAGCTGCGGGCGCACACCGCGCGGCTGGCCTACTACGACGCGGCGTCGCGGATGCAGCGCGGCGAGCCGTACAAGAAGCAAGCCGCGATCGCCAAGCTCGTCTCTTCGAACGCGGCGATGGACAACGCCCGCGACGCCACCCAGATCTTCGGCGGCTACGGGTTCATGAACGAAACCCCGGTCGGCCGGTTCTACCGGGACGCCAAGATCCTGGAGATCGGCGAAGGAACCAGCGAAGTGCAGCGCATGCTGATCGCCCGGGAACTCGGTTTACCGGCCTGA
- the ctaD gene encoding aa3-type cytochrome oxidase subunit I, with product MATARIEPTEIPTRARFMRRPLKGKRLVPWLHTTDPKEIGILYLIASFSFFLVGGVMAMLIRGELAAPGLQFLSQEQYNQLFTMHGTIMLLLFATPIIFGFANIVLPLQIGAPDVAFPRLNALSFWLFLFGGLIVLSGFVQPEGAADFGWTAYTPLSRGLFSAGPGGDLWAAGLILSGLGTILGAVNMITTLVCLRCPGMTMWRMPIFCWNILATSLLVLMAFPILAAALFGLLIDRHLGGHVFDPANGGAILYQHLFWFFGHPEVYIVALPFFGIVTEILPVFSRKPLFGYTGLVFATLMIMWLSVLVWAHHMFATGAVLLPFFSFATFLIAVPTGIKFFNWIGTMWRGQLTFESPMLFAVGFMVTFLLGGLTGVLLAAPPLDFHITDTYFVVAHFHYVLFGTIVFAVFAGMYFWFPKMTGRMLDERLGKLHFWLTFVGFHMTFLVQHWLGAEGMPRRYADYLPSDGFTTLNVVSTIGAFVLGASMLPFLYNVFTSYRFGTVVTVDDPWGHGNSLEWATSCPPPRHNFTALPRIRSIRPAFELHYPHMIERMDIEAHASLRRAENS from the coding sequence ATGGCCACAGCGAGAATCGAACCCACGGAGATTCCGACGCGGGCCCGCTTCATGCGACGGCCACTCAAGGGCAAGCGTCTGGTGCCGTGGCTGCACACCACGGATCCCAAGGAAATCGGGATCCTCTACCTGATCGCGTCGTTCTCCTTCTTCCTCGTGGGCGGCGTGATGGCGATGCTGATCCGCGGCGAACTCGCGGCGCCCGGCCTGCAGTTCCTATCGCAGGAGCAGTACAACCAGCTGTTCACCATGCACGGCACGATCATGCTGCTGTTGTTCGCTACGCCGATCATATTCGGTTTCGCCAACATCGTGCTGCCACTGCAGATCGGGGCGCCGGACGTGGCGTTCCCGCGGCTGAACGCGCTGTCCTTCTGGCTTTTCCTGTTCGGCGGGCTGATCGTGCTGAGCGGGTTCGTGCAGCCCGAGGGAGCGGCCGACTTCGGCTGGACCGCGTACACGCCGCTGTCCCGCGGGCTATTCAGCGCGGGCCCGGGCGGCGACCTGTGGGCGGCCGGGCTGATCCTCAGCGGCCTGGGCACGATCCTCGGCGCGGTCAACATGATCACCACGCTGGTGTGCCTGCGGTGTCCCGGCATGACGATGTGGCGGATGCCGATCTTCTGCTGGAACATCCTGGCCACCAGCCTGCTGGTGCTGATGGCGTTCCCGATCCTGGCCGCGGCGCTGTTCGGGCTGCTGATCGACCGGCACCTCGGCGGACACGTGTTCGACCCGGCCAACGGCGGGGCCATCCTCTACCAGCACCTGTTCTGGTTCTTCGGTCACCCGGAGGTCTACATCGTGGCCTTGCCGTTCTTCGGCATAGTCACCGAGATCCTCCCGGTGTTCAGCCGGAAACCGCTGTTCGGCTACACCGGTCTGGTGTTCGCCACGCTGATGATCATGTGGCTGTCGGTGCTCGTGTGGGCGCACCACATGTTCGCCACCGGCGCGGTACTGCTGCCGTTCTTCTCGTTCGCCACGTTCCTGATCGCGGTGCCGACCGGGATCAAGTTCTTCAACTGGATCGGCACCATGTGGCGCGGCCAGCTGACCTTCGAGTCGCCGATGCTGTTCGCGGTGGGGTTCATGGTGACGTTCCTGCTGGGTGGGCTGACCGGCGTCCTGCTCGCCGCGCCGCCGCTGGACTTCCACATCACCGACACCTACTTCGTGGTCGCGCACTTCCACTACGTGCTGTTCGGCACGATCGTGTTCGCGGTGTTCGCCGGGATGTACTTCTGGTTCCCGAAGATGACCGGCCGGATGCTGGACGAACGGCTGGGCAAGCTGCACTTCTGGTTGACCTTCGTCGGTTTCCACATGACGTTCCTGGTGCAGCACTGGCTGGGGGCCGAGGGGATGCCGCGGCGCTACGCCGACTACCTCCCGTCCGACGGCTTCACCACGCTGAACGTCGTGTCGACCATTGGCGCATTCGTGCTGGGCGCTTCAATGCTGCCGTTCCTGTACAACGTGTTCACCAGCTACCGCTTCGGCACGGTGGTCACCGTGGATGACCCGTGGGGACACGGGAACTCGCTGGAGTGGGCCACGTCCTGCCCGCCACCGCGGCACAACTTCACCGCGCTGCCGCGCATCCGGTCAATCCGGCCAGCGTTCGAGCTGCACTACCCACACATGATCGAGCGGATGGACATCGAGGCCCACGCGAGCCTGCGCCGTGCCGAGAACTCGTGA
- a CDS encoding acetyl-CoA carboxylase biotin carboxylase subunit produces the protein MTMQHFDTVLVANRGEIAVRVIRTLRRLGIRSVAVFSDADRNARHVVEADTAIHIGPSPASESYLDGKRILDAARSTGAQAIHPGYGFLAENAGFAEACAQAGIAFIGPPAGAIESMGDKIRAKQTVSAAGVPVVPGRGEPDMTDADLHAAAIEIGFPVLLKPSAGGGGKGMRLIHDESCLDDQIASARREARSAFGDDTLFVERFVTRPRHIEVQVLADAHGNVVHLGERECSLQRRHQKIIEEAPSPLLDTATRAGIGAAAVDAARSVGYVGAGTVEFIVSADRPDEFFFMEMNTRLQVEHPVTELVTSAGGERGVDLVEQQVRVAAGEPLPWAQQDLSIDGHAVEARVYAEDPTRNLLPTGGDVLAVHEPSGPGVRVDSGVRAGGRVGSDYDPMLAKVIAWAPSRADALRRLDAALADTAVLGLHTNIAFLRALVRHEDVLAGRLDTGLVERELDSLIAESATTPDDVYVAAALERLLAGEPTGPVIDPWDVPDGWRLGEPAWSTWRFAATGGEVRVCLQGRPRDAAVSIATEPGGTPVAAVHRASVEADGDTLTTTYQGRTRRYRYAHVDGTTWLAADGQTWALAEHRLLADRGASSGRSDGVVTSPMPGTVLVADVAPGRAVHRGQRLFVVEAMKMEHTVTAPIDGVVAEVHARKGQSVGLDQPLAVLAAQEEA, from the coding sequence ATGACGATGCAGCACTTCGACACGGTGCTGGTGGCGAACCGGGGCGAGATCGCGGTGCGGGTGATCCGGACGCTGCGGCGGCTGGGGATCCGCTCCGTCGCGGTGTTCAGCGACGCCGACCGCAACGCGCGGCATGTGGTCGAGGCCGATACGGCGATCCACATCGGACCGAGCCCGGCGAGCGAGAGCTACCTGGACGGCAAGCGCATCCTGGACGCCGCGCGCAGCACCGGTGCCCAGGCGATCCACCCCGGCTACGGGTTCCTCGCCGAGAATGCGGGCTTCGCCGAGGCGTGCGCGCAGGCGGGCATCGCGTTCATCGGCCCGCCGGCCGGCGCGATCGAGTCGATGGGCGACAAGATCCGCGCCAAGCAGACGGTGTCCGCGGCCGGTGTACCGGTGGTGCCCGGCCGCGGCGAGCCCGACATGACCGACGCCGACCTGCACGCGGCCGCGATCGAGATCGGATTCCCGGTGCTGCTCAAGCCCTCCGCGGGCGGCGGCGGCAAGGGCATGCGGCTGATCCACGACGAGTCCTGCCTGGACGACCAGATCGCCTCCGCGCGCCGGGAGGCGAGGTCGGCTTTCGGCGACGACACGCTGTTCGTCGAGCGCTTCGTCACCCGGCCGCGGCACATCGAAGTACAGGTGCTGGCCGATGCGCACGGCAACGTGGTGCACCTCGGCGAGCGCGAGTGCAGCTTGCAGCGGCGGCACCAGAAGATCATCGAAGAGGCGCCGTCGCCGCTGCTGGACACCGCGACCAGGGCCGGAATCGGGGCCGCCGCGGTCGACGCGGCGCGCTCGGTCGGCTACGTCGGCGCGGGCACCGTCGAGTTCATCGTCTCCGCCGACCGTCCCGACGAGTTCTTCTTCATGGAGATGAACACCCGGCTGCAGGTCGAGCACCCGGTCACCGAGCTGGTCACTTCGGCCGGCGGGGAACGCGGCGTCGACCTCGTCGAACAGCAGGTCCGGGTCGCCGCGGGCGAGCCGTTGCCGTGGGCGCAGCAGGACCTGTCGATCGACGGCCACGCCGTGGAGGCCCGGGTCTACGCCGAGGACCCGACCCGCAACCTCCTCCCGACCGGCGGGGACGTCCTGGCCGTGCACGAGCCGTCCGGCCCGGGTGTGCGGGTCGATTCCGGGGTGCGCGCGGGCGGGCGCGTGGGATCGGACTACGACCCGATGCTGGCCAAGGTCATCGCGTGGGCGCCGAGCCGAGCCGATGCCCTGCGCCGCCTGGACGCAGCACTCGCCGACACCGCGGTCCTGGGCCTGCACACCAACATCGCTTTCCTGCGCGCGCTGGTGCGCCACGAGGACGTGCTGGCCGGACGCTTGGACACCGGGCTCGTCGAGCGCGAGTTGGACTCCCTCATCGCCGAAAGCGCCACGACCCCGGACGACGTCTACGTCGCAGCGGCCCTGGAGCGGCTGCTCGCCGGCGAGCCGACCGGTCCGGTCATCGACCCGTGGGACGTCCCCGACGGCTGGCGCCTGGGCGAACCGGCCTGGAGCACCTGGCGCTTCGCCGCAACGGGCGGTGAGGTGCGCGTTTGCCTCCAAGGCCGGCCCCGAGACGCCGCGGTTTCAATTGCGACTGAGCCCGGAGGCACACCGGTAGCCGCGGTCCACCGGGCCTCGGTCGAAGCGGACGGCGACACGCTGACCACCACCTACCAGGGCCGCACCCGCCGTTACCGCTACGCGCACGTCGACGGAACCACCTGGCTCGCCGCCGACGGCCAGACCTGGGCGCTCGCCGAACACCGGCTGCTCGCCGATCGGGGCGCCAGCAGTGGCCGGTCGGATGGCGTGGTGACCAGCCCGATGCCCGGCACGGTGCTGGTCGCGGACGTCGCGCCCGGCCGAGCAGTTCACCGCGGACAACGATTGTTCGTCGTCGAGGCGATGAAGATGGAGCACACCGTCACCGCGCCGATCGACGGCGTTGTCGCCGAGGTGCACGCCAGGAAGGGGCAGTCGGTCGGCCTCGACCAGCCGCTGGCTGTCCTTGCCGCTCAAGAGGAGGCCTAG
- a CDS encoding aldo/keto reductase, whose protein sequence is MTQVPNIPLNTGASMPQLGYGVFQVPNGEVVDPVLAALEAGYRSIDTAAAYGNEEGVGKAIAESGIPRAELFITTKLWNDDQGYDRTLRAFDESLARLGLDYLDLYLIHWPVPTRDKYVETWRAFEELHADGRAKAIGVSNFKIPHLRRLFEETDVVPAVNQVELHPNLTQPDLRAFHSEHGIVTEPWSPLGRNSGLLSDAALSALAEKYGKSAAQVVLRWHIQLGSVTIPKSATPSRIRENIDIFDFELADDDMAAISALETGQRIGPDPETFTG, encoded by the coding sequence ATGACACAGGTTCCGAACATCCCGCTGAACACCGGCGCATCGATGCCGCAGCTCGGTTACGGCGTCTTCCAGGTCCCGAACGGCGAGGTGGTCGACCCGGTGCTGGCAGCGCTGGAAGCCGGGTACCGCAGCATCGACACCGCCGCGGCGTACGGCAACGAGGAGGGCGTGGGCAAGGCCATCGCCGAGTCCGGCATTCCGCGTGCGGAACTGTTCATCACGACCAAGCTCTGGAACGACGACCAGGGCTACGACCGCACACTCAGGGCCTTCGACGAGAGCCTCGCCAGGCTTGGGCTCGACTATCTCGACCTCTACCTGATCCACTGGCCAGTGCCTACCCGGGACAAGTATGTGGAGACCTGGAGGGCGTTCGAGGAGCTGCACGCCGACGGCCGCGCCAAGGCCATCGGCGTGTCCAACTTCAAGATCCCGCACCTGCGCCGGTTGTTCGAGGAGACCGACGTGGTCCCCGCGGTCAACCAGGTCGAGCTGCACCCGAACCTGACGCAGCCGGACCTGCGGGCTTTCCACTCCGAGCACGGCATCGTGACCGAGCCGTGGAGCCCGTTGGGACGCAACAGCGGGCTGCTCAGCGACGCCGCGCTGTCCGCGCTGGCGGAAAAGTACGGCAAGTCGGCCGCGCAGGTCGTGCTGCGCTGGCACATTCAGCTCGGCAGCGTGACGATCCCGAAGTCGGCGACGCCGTCGCGGATCAGGGAGAACATCGACATCTTCGACTTCGAGCTGGCCGACGACGACATGGCGGCGATCAGCGCCCTGGAGACCGGCCAGCGCATCGGCCCCGACCCGGAAACCTTTACCGGCTGA
- a CDS encoding heavy-metal-associated domain-containing protein, translating to MSSQTFTVSGMTCGHCAKSVTEELSGLPGVTDVQVAVESGQVSVISDRELGRDAVSAAITEAGYTISQWPGAN from the coding sequence ATGAGCAGTCAGACGTTCACCGTCAGTGGCATGACCTGTGGCCACTGCGCCAAGTCGGTCACCGAGGAGCTGTCCGGCCTTCCGGGGGTCACCGATGTGCAGGTCGCGGTGGAAAGCGGCCAGGTATCGGTGATCAGCGACCGGGAGTTGGGCCGGGACGCGGTGAGCGCGGCGATCACCGAGGCCGGTTACACCATCTCGCAGTGGCCGGGCGCGAACTGA
- a CDS encoding SACE_7040 family transcriptional regulator translates to MPTEAAKPSRREQILAAAAEKFARFGFHGVGIDDIGAAVGISGPALYRHFRSKDAMLAELLTGVSDRLLLGGQDRVGAAADPRDALDRLVRWQVEFALSNPALITVQMRDLDSLTDTDRHKVRELQRSYVEVWVDVLCRIRPDLARATARAAAHAVFGLINSTPYSAHLDADDMSHLLREMALGAIEHAA, encoded by the coding sequence ATGCCCACCGAAGCCGCCAAACCGTCCCGTCGCGAGCAGATCCTCGCCGCCGCGGCGGAGAAGTTCGCGCGGTTCGGCTTCCACGGCGTCGGCATCGACGACATCGGCGCCGCCGTGGGCATCTCCGGGCCCGCCCTGTACCGGCATTTCCGCAGCAAGGACGCGATGCTGGCGGAGCTGCTCACCGGGGTCAGCGACCGCCTGCTGCTCGGCGGGCAGGACCGGGTGGGGGCCGCCGCGGACCCGCGTGACGCGCTGGACCGGCTGGTGCGCTGGCAGGTCGAGTTCGCGCTGTCCAACCCGGCGCTGATCACCGTGCAGATGCGCGACCTGGACAGTCTCACCGACACCGACCGGCACAAGGTGCGTGAACTGCAACGCAGCTACGTCGAGGTCTGGGTGGACGTGCTGTGCCGGATCCGGCCGGACCTGGCGCGCGCGACCGCCCGCGCCGCCGCGCATGCGGTGTTCGGCCTGATCAACTCGACGCCCTACAGCGCCCATCTCGACGCCGACGACATGTCCCACCTGCTGCGCGAGATGGCCCTCGGCGCCATCGAACACGCGGCCTGA
- a CDS encoding carboxyl transferase domain-containing protein, translating to MDAPLLRTAVDPDSADFARHTEQHARLVDDLNTQLGRARLGGPEKARIRHVERGKLLPRDRVDALLDRGSPFLELSPLAAHGLYDDEAPSAGIITGIGRVSGRECVVVANDATVKGGTYYPITVKKHLRAQEVALHNNLPCLYLVDSGGAFLPRQDEVFPDREHFGRIFYNQATMSARGIPQIAAVLGSCTAGGAYVPAMSDEAVIVRDQGTIFLGGPPLVKAATGAEVSAEELGGGELHSRTSGVTDHLAVDDADALRIVRSIVSTLGPREPRPWDVAPVEAPAVDPDELYGAVPTDSRTPYDVREVIARIVDGSRFAEFKHDYGQTLVTGFARIHGHPVGIIANNGILFSESALKGAHFIELCDKRSIPLVFLQNISGFMVGKEYEAGGIAKHGAKMVTAVACARVPKFTVVIGGSFGAGNYSMCGRAYSPRFLWMWPNARISVMGGEQAASVLATVRRDQLDARGEHWPVEDEEAFKQPIRDQYEHQGHPYYATARLWDDGVIDPKQTRTVLGLAISAAANAPLEPISYGVFRM from the coding sequence ATGGATGCGCCCCTCCTGCGCACGGCCGTGGACCCGGACTCGGCGGACTTCGCCCGCCACACCGAGCAGCACGCCAGACTCGTCGACGACCTCAACACCCAGCTCGGCCGCGCCCGGCTGGGCGGGCCGGAGAAGGCCCGGATCCGGCACGTCGAACGCGGCAAGCTGCTGCCGCGCGACCGGGTCGACGCACTGCTCGACCGCGGCTCGCCGTTCCTGGAGCTTTCCCCGCTGGCGGCCCACGGCCTGTACGACGACGAGGCGCCGTCGGCGGGCATCATCACCGGCATCGGCCGGGTGTCCGGGCGGGAATGCGTAGTCGTGGCCAACGACGCCACCGTCAAGGGCGGCACCTACTATCCGATCACGGTCAAGAAGCACCTGCGCGCGCAGGAAGTCGCACTGCACAACAACTTGCCGTGCCTGTACCTGGTGGATTCCGGGGGCGCGTTCCTGCCCCGGCAGGACGAGGTGTTCCCGGACCGCGAGCACTTCGGCCGGATCTTCTACAACCAGGCGACGATGTCGGCGCGCGGCATCCCGCAAATCGCCGCGGTGCTGGGGTCGTGCACCGCGGGTGGTGCGTACGTCCCGGCGATGAGCGACGAGGCGGTGATCGTCCGCGACCAGGGCACCATCTTCCTGGGCGGTCCGCCGCTGGTGAAGGCCGCGACCGGCGCCGAGGTGAGCGCCGAGGAGCTGGGCGGCGGCGAACTGCACTCACGCACCTCGGGCGTCACCGACCACCTGGCCGTCGACGACGCCGACGCGCTGCGCATCGTCCGCTCCATCGTCAGCACGCTTGGCCCCCGCGAACCCCGGCCGTGGGACGTCGCGCCGGTCGAGGCCCCGGCGGTCGACCCCGACGAGCTCTACGGCGCGGTACCGACCGACAGCCGGACCCCGTACGACGTGCGCGAGGTGATCGCGCGGATCGTCGATGGCAGCCGATTCGCCGAGTTCAAGCACGACTACGGCCAGACGCTGGTGACCGGCTTCGCCCGGATTCACGGGCACCCGGTCGGCATCATCGCCAACAACGGGATCCTGTTCAGTGAGTCGGCGCTCAAGGGCGCGCACTTCATCGAGCTGTGCGACAAGCGCTCCATCCCGCTGGTGTTCCTGCAGAACATCTCCGGCTTCATGGTCGGCAAGGAGTACGAGGCGGGCGGCATCGCCAAGCACGGCGCGAAGATGGTCACCGCCGTGGCCTGCGCCCGAGTCCCCAAGTTCACCGTCGTCATCGGCGGTTCGTTCGGGGCGGGCAACTACTCGATGTGCGGCCGCGCGTACTCGCCGCGGTTTCTGTGGATGTGGCCGAACGCGCGGATCTCGGTAATGGGCGGCGAGCAGGCGGCCTCGGTGCTGGCTACGGTTCGCCGCGACCAGCTCGACGCCCGCGGCGAGCACTGGCCGGTCGAGGACGAGGAGGCGTTCAAGCAGCCGATCCGGGACCAGTACGAGCACCAGGGCCACCCGTACTACGCGACAGCCCGGCTATGGGACGACGGCGTCATCGACCCGAAGCAGACCCGAACGGTCCTCGGTCTGGCCATCTCGGCGGCCGCCAACGCGCCGCTGGAACCGATCTCCTACGGCGTTTTCCGGATGTGA
- a CDS encoding MFS transporter: MPIALLALAIAAFGIGTTEFVMMGLLPDVATDLHVSIPDAGGYISLYALGVVIGAPLLTMLGMRTRRKTMLLSMLVLFTVGNLCSAFAPTHGLLLCARFLAGLPHGVFFGVGAVVAAGLVAADKRAQAISMMFIGLTVANIVGVPVGTMLGQMLGWRWAFGLVAVIGVIALAAVAALVPNQPRPTDVSVRGELRAFRRPQVWLAFAVVVFGFAATFSFYSYIKPVLTDVTGYTPTAVTLLLALFGVGMTVGTAVGGRLADRAPMKTLYVFLGALAASLALFVATSHSMVLAPITVFLIGATGFAAIPSIQARILDQAKEAPALGSASIQSTFNIANSLGAYLGGLVIAAGFGLTAPSWVGALLAVVGLGFALASGWLDRRRQRSEILVSHRAAQPTEAAEIG; encoded by the coding sequence TTGCCCATTGCCCTGTTGGCCCTGGCCATCGCCGCATTCGGGATTGGAACGACCGAGTTCGTGATGATGGGCCTGCTGCCCGATGTCGCCACCGACCTGCACGTGTCGATCCCCGACGCCGGTGGCTACATCTCGTTGTACGCCCTCGGCGTGGTGATCGGCGCGCCGCTGCTGACCATGCTCGGCATGCGCACCCGGCGCAAGACCATGCTGCTCAGCATGCTGGTGCTGTTCACCGTGGGGAACCTGTGCTCGGCGTTCGCGCCGACGCACGGTCTGCTGCTCTGCGCCCGATTCCTCGCCGGCCTGCCGCACGGCGTGTTCTTCGGCGTCGGCGCCGTGGTCGCCGCGGGCCTGGTCGCCGCCGACAAGCGGGCCCAGGCCATCTCGATGATGTTCATCGGCCTGACCGTGGCCAACATCGTCGGCGTGCCGGTCGGCACCATGCTCGGCCAAATGCTCGGCTGGCGCTGGGCGTTCGGCCTGGTCGCCGTGATAGGCGTCATCGCGCTGGCCGCCGTCGCGGCACTGGTGCCCAACCAGCCCAGGCCCACCGACGTCAGCGTGCGCGGCGAGCTGCGCGCGTTCCGCCGCCCGCAGGTCTGGCTGGCCTTCGCGGTCGTGGTGTTCGGCTTCGCCGCAACCTTCTCCTTCTACAGCTACATCAAACCGGTGCTGACCGATGTGACCGGCTACACCCCGACCGCGGTCACCCTGCTGCTGGCGCTGTTCGGCGTCGGGATGACTGTTGGCACCGCGGTGGGCGGGCGACTGGCCGACCGAGCCCCGATGAAGACGCTGTACGTCTTCCTCGGCGCGCTGGCGGCCAGCCTGGCGCTTTTCGTGGCCACCTCACACAGCATGGTGCTGGCGCCGATCACCGTGTTCCTGATCGGCGCGACCGGCTTCGCGGCGATCCCCAGCATCCAGGCGCGGATTCTGGACCAGGCCAAGGAGGCCCCTGCGCTGGGTTCGGCGAGCATCCAGTCGACCTTCAACATCGCCAACTCGCTGGGCGCCTATCTCGGCGGCCTGGTGATCGCGGCCGGGTTCGGGCTGACCGCACCGAGCTGGGTCGGTGCCCTGCTGGCGGTGGTCGGCTTGGGCTTCGCGCTGGCCTCCGGCTGGCTGGACCGCCGGCGGCAGCGGTCGGAGATCCTCGTTTCGCACCGCGCAGCGCAGCCGACCGAGGCGGCTGAGATCGGCTAG
- a CDS encoding ScbR family autoregulator-binding transcription factor, which translates to MPQQHRAKLTRRAILVGAAEEFDVIGYDAATLSSILRRCGITKGAFYFHFADKEAVAEALARQYLRNLAEMRKQWFGRGLDPLSTLVGLTGEAARRVERDVVLRSGLLLACQRIGAESGDGWDEVFDELVRKAAEAGQLRPGVDPAEAARVLYAALVGAHAVGDDPVGLADRFAEVWRVVLAGVAGEGWGADAEPTG; encoded by the coding sequence ATGCCTCAGCAGCATCGGGCCAAACTCACCCGCCGCGCCATCCTGGTCGGCGCGGCGGAGGAATTCGACGTGATCGGCTACGACGCCGCCACGCTGAGTTCCATCCTGCGGCGCTGCGGCATCACCAAGGGTGCCTTCTATTTCCACTTCGCGGACAAGGAGGCGGTCGCCGAGGCGCTCGCCCGGCAATACCTGCGGAACCTGGCCGAGATGCGGAAGCAGTGGTTCGGCCGCGGCCTCGACCCGCTGTCGACGCTGGTCGGGCTGACCGGCGAGGCCGCCCGCAGGGTGGAGCGCGATGTCGTCCTGCGATCCGGGTTGCTGCTGGCCTGCCAACGGATCGGCGCGGAATCCGGGGACGGCTGGGACGAAGTGTTCGACGAACTGGTGCGCAAGGCCGCCGAGGCGGGGCAGTTGCGCCCCGGTGTCGATCCCGCCGAAGCGGCGCGGGTCCTCTACGCGGCGTTAGTGGGCGCGCACGCGGTCGGCGACGATCCGGTGGGGCTGGCGGACCGCTTCGCGGAGGTCTGGCGCGTGGTGCTGGCCGGGGTCGCCGGGGAAGGCTGGGGCGCCGACGCCGAGCCGACCGGATGA
- a CDS encoding MarR family winged helix-turn-helix transcriptional regulator gives MAAEIPRPGVAFLLTQLGTHAAMEFGGRVGALDLTPPQVGMLRMIAARPGLSQQALAGALGMLPSKVVSFVDDLEDRGLVTRTRSTRDRRVHELTLTPQGTELLGKVRAITATHEADFCQALDPDDYARLHTLLERLAESHGLTPGVHPGYRTIR, from the coding sequence GTGGCAGCAGAGATCCCCCGCCCCGGTGTCGCGTTCCTGCTCACCCAGCTGGGCACGCACGCCGCGATGGAGTTCGGCGGCCGCGTCGGCGCGCTCGACCTGACCCCGCCCCAGGTGGGCATGCTGCGGATGATCGCCGCACGGCCCGGGCTGAGCCAGCAAGCGTTGGCCGGGGCCCTCGGGATGCTGCCGAGCAAGGTCGTCTCGTTCGTCGACGACCTGGAGGATCGGGGCCTGGTCACCCGCACCCGCAGCACCCGCGACCGCCGGGTGCACGAACTGACCCTCACCCCCCAGGGCACCGAACTGCTCGGCAAGGTCCGCGCCATCACGGCCACCCACGAAGCCGACTTCTGCCAGGCCCTCGACCCCGACGACTACGCGCGGCTGCACACCCTCCTGGAGCGCCTGGCCGAAAGCCACGGCCTGACCCCGGGCGTTCACCCGGGCTACCGCACCATCCGCTGA